The DNA sequence CTTTACGCCGAACTAGGAGGTGCCTTCGGCACAGTTATGAGTTCTAAGTTACTAGTTACTAGAGATGTTCTTATAGCAAATTCTAGTAACTAGCCCGAAGGGCGAAGTAACTATTAACTAGTAACTACAATGAGGTTTATGATGAATAAAATAAAATTGCTTTTTGTGTTTGTTGCGATGGCGCTTGCGGCGCCTGCGTTTGCGGCGATTGATACGATTGCTGTGGATGTGGGGATTTCGGTATTCCAGACGATGCCGATAGGTGTTGTGCCTTTTGAAGAAGAAGGTAACATCAAGTGGACAAACGAAGCTCCGCACTTGATTTTGACGCGTGATGCAAACCTCACGGGGCGTTTCGAAGCCGTGAATTCGGACAAGTTTGACTTGGTGCTTTTTAGCAAGAAGCGCGCCCGCCAGTATGTGACCGGCAATGCGACCAAGCTTTCGAACGGGAAAATCAAGCTTGATTGCTATCTGTATGCCGCCGAAACGAAGGACTTACTGCTCGGCGAGAGCTATACCGTGAAGCCCTATGATGTGCGTCAGGCGATACATTCGTTTTTTGACAAGGTTGTTTATCGCTTGTTCGGGGAACGTGGTGTCGCATCTACAAAGCTTGCTTACGTCTCGAAAATCGATGGCGTGAAGCAGGTCGTTATTTCGGATTACGATGGTTTTTCGCGTAGGCAGATTACGCGCGATTCCTCTATCAACATGATGCCAGTTTGGCAGAAGGGCAACAAGGGCCTTGTGTATGTGAACTTCCGCAAGCAGCGCCCGAACCTTTACGCCATCACGTTTGGTGGCAAGGAAACCCCGCTCTTTACGCAGTTCAAGCAGACGTTTAGCCCGGCTGTGAATCCGAAAACTGGCGAACTCCTTTTCTCGGTGACGGATGGCGGCAAGACGGAACTTTATCGCGGTGATATAAAGACGGGTTCTGCGCAGAAGTTCTTGCACTTGAAATCGAATCAGGTGAGCCCTTCCTGGAGTCCGTTTGCAAGCGAAGTGCTCTTTACGAGTGACCGTGGCGGTTCTCCGCAAGTGTATGCGGTAGGGAAGGACGGTACGGACGTGCGCCGCATTACGTACATGGGCCATTATAATGAACGCGCGAGCTGGTCTCCGGAAGGAGATCGCATTGTCTACACGTCGATGGACGATGGTAAGATGAACATTTATACTTGCGCTCTCGATGGTACGGATATTATCCAGCTGACTTCGAACGCGGGGAATAACGAACACCCGACTTGGTCGCCCGATGGCAAGTTGATTGCATTTGCAAGTGACCGCGGTGGCAATTATCAAATTTATATTATGCGTAAAGACGGAAGTGGCGTGACTCGTATTACGAATGGTGTTGAAAATACATCGCCGACTTGGTCCTGGTTCTTTGACGATAAGAAATTTAAATAGAGGAGTGAATTATGGGTAAGGTCATTAAACTTGCATTGATGGGTACGGCTGTTGCACTCTTTGCTTGGGGCTGCAGCAAGGAAAAGCCAGAAACGGATCCGCAACCGCAAACGGCGCCGGAAGCTCCTGCGGATTCTACGCTCAATCTCGATGCGCTTGTGGCAGATACGCTGAGCGCGGATTCTTTGGCCCGCCTGGAAGCGGAACGCCTCGAAGCAGAACGTGCGCGCTTGGAAGAATTGATCAACCGCATCATGCTTGAAGATGTGTACTTTGACTATGACCGCTCCGAATTGACCGAAAATGCAAAGCGTTTGCTCGCGCAAGTGGCTGAGATTTTGGTCAACGAAACTCGCTTTATCGTGACGGTCGAAGGCCATACGGATGCTCGTGGCACTGAAGACTACAACATTTCTCTGGGCGCTCGCCGCTCGACAGTGGTGCGCGAATTCTTGATTGCTTATGGTGTGGATGCCAACAGGCTTGTTTCGGTAAGCTATGGCAAGGAACGCCCGAAGGTTCAGGGTTCTGACGAAATGGCGTATTCCAAGAATCGCAGAGCGCATTTCCGCGTGTCCATTGATCAGTAGTTTGGGGAGAACTTTATCGTGAATTTGAAGACTTTATCTCTTAGCGTTGTTTTGGCGTCTTTTGTGCTTTCGGGATGCAGTAGCATTACGATGTTGCGTACAAAAGAAATGCGCGCGGTCGGTGACGATGTCATTGCTAAAAATGATTCGTCGTATAAGGCCCTTTCTGCTGAAAATGCATCGCTCCGTGCAGAACTCGATAGCGTGAAGGCTCAGCTTGATGCTTCTGCGGTGGCGCAAAAGCGCTTGCAGGCCGAAGTGACTGTGCTTTCGAATCGCATGAGCGAAGAGACGGTCCGCCGCGATACGCGCCAGGAAGAAATCATTTACCGCTTGGATTTGCTCCTCGGCAAGTCTGACAAGATCTTGGCAAAGAAGGTCGTGGTGAACAATGGCGTGGCAAGCGCTGTGATGGAACCGGATGCCAATGCCGAAAAGATGATTGAGGCGGAAACGATGTTTAATGCCGCTCATTCGGATTATCACCGTGGCGAATACAAGCTCGCGTACAATGGCTTTAAGCAGGTTTATGAACTTGTGAAAAAGGGAGAAATGGCTGAAGGTGCTCTCTACTGGATGTCTCTTTGCTTGATTGAAGCGAACCAGGCGGCCAAGGCAAAGACGCTCCTCACGAATCTCGTGGATTCTAATCCGAATGGGATGAAGGCTTGCGCGGGCATGTATAAGCTTGCTTCGATTTACGGCAATGAATGCAATCTGGACCGTAAAAAGCAGTATTTGCAGATGATTCTTTCGAACAATACGTGTGCTTCGACTCCAGAACTGGAGCAGGCGGCGCTTTCGTTGCAGGAAATGCTCGACTTTAAGTCTCCTGACGGGCGCTCGGCAACGGAGATTTGTAGAGAACAAATGCGGTAAAAACATCTCGTCGTTCTGAGGGGCTATGCCCCGAAGGACCCAGTCAAGTCTTGTTTTGCATTGACGAGATATGACTGGACCCTTCACTTCGTTCAGGGTGACGCTGAGGAAAATGTCTTCAGGGTGACGAAGTGCAAAAAAAGCCGGCTGGAAGCCGGCTTTTTTGCGTTTTGGATGACGCAATTTTTTATTCGTCGCGGGCGTCCGGGTTGAAACGCTTAACGGTCGCACCGATCTTAGCCATCTTGGCTTCGAAATCTTCGTAACCGCGATCGAGGTGGTAAATGCGGCTGATGGTCGTTTCACCTTCGGCAATGAGGCCTGCGAGTACGAGGGCTGCACTTGCGCGGAGGTCAGAACCCATGATGTCTGCACCTTCGAGCGGGAGGCCGCCCTTGATGGTGGCCGTGTTGCCGTTCATCTGGATGGACGCGCCCAGGCGTTCGAGTTCGGCGACATGCTTGAAGCGGTCGTTATAGACCGTGTCTTGCACGAGGCTGTTGCCTGGAATGGAAAGAAGCGTTGCCATGAACGGTGCCTGCATATCGGTCGGGAATCCCGGGAACGGGAGCGTCACAAGGCTCATCGGCTTGAGTTCCTGCTGGCGGGCATCGACTTCGGCCCAGTCTGCACCGACGCTTACCTTGCAGCCGATTTCGCGGAAGGCGTCAAGCGTAGAGGCGATATGTTCCGGGATGATGCGCGTGACTTTCACGCGGCCGCGTGTGATGGCGGCGGCGCAGAGGAACGTGCCAGCTTCAATGCGGTCCGGGATGGTGACACCTGTACCCGGGCGGAGGGATTCGACGCCCTGGACGGTGAGGGTGCGCGTACCGCGGCCCTGAATTTTAGCGCCCATGCTGGTGAGGAAGTCGATGAGGTTATCGATTTCGGGTTCGAGGGCGGCATTCTGCAAGACGCTCACGCCCTTGGCAAGAGTTGCTGCCATCAAGACGTTGACCGTTGCGCCGACGCTAGAAATCGGGAAGTTGAAGTTACCGCCGGGGAGGCGGCCTTCGCAAGTGGCTTCGACGTAACCGTGCGTGACGGTAATCTTTGCACCGAGCGCTTCGAGACCCTTGAGGTGAAGGTCCACAGGGCGCGGGCCCCAGGCGCATCCGCCGGGGAGCGAGACGCGGCAGCGGCCGAATCTGGCGACGAGAGGGCCGAGCACGTAGAAGCTTGCGCGCATGGTCTTCACGAGTTCGTACGGAGCTTCGAGATGGTCTACACCGCGAGTGTCGATTTTTAGGACGTGGCTACCGCCATTGATATGGCAACCGATCACGCGGAGCACATCGGACATGGTCTTCATATCTTTCAGGTGCGGAACATTCGTGATTTCAGAAACGCCTTCGGCGAGAAGTGCTGCTGCCATGACGGCAAGAACGGCGTTCTTTGCTCCAGAAATTTCAACTTCACCATTGACAGGTGCTTTAACTTGCGGAACGATAAACTGATCCATATAAATTAAACCTCTTTATTTTCTTTTTGTTCGATGGCATTATGAACGACACGTGTTCTTGCTATAAAGTCGTGTAGCGCTCTCTTTTGCGGATCGATAAGGACGATAAGGTAGCCCAGACCATAAAAAACGAGTGTCGCTTGCGTGACAATGCTTGCGATAAAGCGGAAAATCGAGAACGCCCACGAAAGCTTTTCGCCATTTGCCATTTCAACATGGATGTGCAAAAGCTTTTTGCCCGGTGTGGCGCCCCAGACGGCGTGGAATACGATAAAGTAAACAGCCTGTACAAAGCTCCAAATTGTAAAGAACGCGGACATTCCGGGGAGTTCGAGCGCCTTGGAAACAAGTTCTGTGGAGGTCGGATTTTCGATGTACTGGTTTACGATCTCGGAGACGGCATTCAAGTCCAGCATGCCTGCCAGGCTCATGACGTAAAGGAATAGTGCCCCAAAAATCGAAAGAATTATGTTATCTATAATAAAGGCGTTCGCGCGTACAAAAAAGCCGGCGTAACGCTTGCGATTCATCCTGCTCTGGAGAAGCGTTTCAATCGTCTGCTTGAGGAGCTCTTCTTCGCTTGGCTCTGGGGGTTCGCTTGCTTCGGGAAAATCCTTCCATGCTTTCCAATTAGCTTCGCCGGTGTGCCAGACTAAAGTTTCGTCTTTTATTTTGCCTTCGTTGACAAAATCTCTAATTTCATCGATAGAATAAGGACCTTGACGCCTATCCCCGTCGGTGATTGATGTGTCGATATAAAACCATTTCATGTTGTGGAATAATTTAGTAAAAAGTTCGCAAGCCGAATTTTCGAAAAAATCCTAAATTTACAGGTTATGATGATGTTTAAAATTGGTCAGCGCTACGTTAGCCAAGCCGAACCTACCCTGGGGCTTGGTATTGTATCTGAAGTTCAGGGCCGTACTGTTAAAATTTTGTTCCCGTCTATCGGTCAAGCTCGTATTTACAGGACCGATGAAGCTCCGATTGAACGATTTGTGTTGCAAGTGGGTGAAACCGTCAAGAGTGAAAAGGGTGTCTCCTTCGTGGTGGACTCCGTTCGCGAAGATGCGGGTATTGTGGTTTATGTCGGGCGTAATGGCAAAGAGATGAAGGAATCCGAGCTGAGTTCGAAGATTTCGACCGCTCGACCGGCTGTGCTATTTAAGGCCTTGGCCGATGACGAAGTTTGCTCGTCGCGTGATTTTTTGCGTCATGAAGATGCGATGGAAATGTATTACAAGTGGACGTCTTCGCCGGTTCGCGGCATGATTGGTCCGCGAGTGAACATGATCCCGCACCAGTATTACCTTTGCTACCGCGCATGCTCTAGCTCGACACTCCCAAGGCTCATGCTTTCGGACGAAGTGGGCTTGGGCAAGACGATTGAAGCGGGCATGATTTGGCATGCTCTCAAGTCGAGAGGCCGCATCCAGCGTACGCTCGTGATTGTCCCGGAAACGCTGAAGCACCAGTGGATGATCGAAATGAAGCGACGTTTCAACCAGCTCTTTACGCTGGTGGATGAAGGCTACATCCGCGGGCTTTTCGTGGGCGTCGCTAAAGACGAGACGAAACCCAATCCGTTCTTGCAGAGTAACGACATCATCGTGTCCATTGACTTTTTGATGGCGCAGCCTGCTTTGATTGAAGACCTTTTGAAGACGAACTGGGACATGACCATCATTGATGAAGCTCACCATCTGGTGTGCGAGGATGGTTTCACGAGCCACGAGTACATGCTTGCGAACAGGGTGATTGGACGCTCGAAGGGTGTGCTGCTTTTGACCGGTACTCCCTTGCAGCTCCATCCGGAATCTCAGTTCAACCGTCTCAAGATGCTCGACCCGGTGCGCTTTGCAGACTATAACGATTTTATCAAGGACCAGGAAGCTTACCTCAAGCTTGTGCGAGATTTAAATAAGCTTCCGACCGACCCGAACCACCACATGAGCTGGGACGACTTGTACGAATGCGTCCCGAAGAACTCGCAAATCCGTCCGTGGCTTGAACAGGAAAATTCAAAGTCCATGACCGCAGGCGAATGGATGCGCCGCATTGTCGATGGCATGGGCACGGGTTCTGTGGTGTTCCGCAATACGCGTAAGGGCGTGGGCGGATTCCCGAAGCGTGTGCTCGATGAAATCCCGCTTGAACCGAATCCGGCTTACCGTGAAATGGTGGATGTCGCTGCCGACCGCGACTTGGAAGCTTCGACGGACATTCAGGAAAATGGCCTCCTCTGCACGAGGTTCTCCGACGCATGGGCGATGGATGAACGTTTTGTGTGGCTCAAGGGGTTCCTCAAGGAATACAAGAACGAAAAGGTTTTGCTGATTTGCGAATCTATCCAGGTCGTGCAGGCGCTTGAAACTTTGCTCCTCGAATTCCTGGGCGAAGGTGCGTTTGTGATGTTCCACGAAGACATGAGCATCATGGCTCGTGACAAGGCTGCGGCAAACTTCAGCAAGCCCGATGGTGCAAACTTGCTCATCGCATCAGAAATTGGTTCTGAAGGCCGTAACTTCCAGTTCTCGCATCACTTGGTGCTGTTTGACTTGCCGCTTGATGCGGCGCTTGTGGAACAGCGTATTGGCCGCTTGGACCGCATTGGTCAGGACAAGGACATCATCATCCACGTGCCGTACGTGAAGGGCTCGGGTCAGGAAGTGATGTTCCGCTGGTACAATGAAGGCTTGAACTCGTTTGGCGCTCCGCTCATGAGCGGTGGTGAACTCTTCCTCAAGTACACGGAATCACTGATTGAAGCTTTGGCAACGCCGCGCGCTAGCCTTGAAAACTTTGTGAAGAACGTCATCCCGCAGGTCAAGAAAGACTGCGAGCAGATGCGTAAGCATATTGAAAACGGCCGTGACCGCTTGCTCGAATTCAACTCCCGCAATCCAGAAAAGGCAAAGGAAATCACGGATGAAATTCGTGAACTTGATGCCGAGCCGGAACTCAAGAATCTCGTGTTTGATTCCTTGATGAATCGCGGACTTGATGTGGAAAAGAGTTCTGTGCAGGATTGCTTCCTCATCACGATGGGACCGCAGGTTGAAGCGGGTTCTGTGCCGGGCATGCCTGATTTGGCAATGGCTGCGACGAGTGCTGGCGGTGGCCGCGTGAATAGCCAGACGGATCTCTGTGGCGAAGGTAGTGGAGAAGGTGACGGCGATGGTCGCGTGAGCGGTGGCACTTGCATGACGGTCACGTTCGATCGCGATGTTGCGATGACGCACGACGATATTGAATTTATCAGCTTGGACCATCCGCTGGCTCAAGGCGTGTTCGATTACGAAACGAGCTTTGGCCGTGGAACAGTGTCTTGCGCCATTTGGCCGAACTCCGGTTTGCGTGGGCTCATGATGCAGTACAACTTTGCTGTGGAACTCCCGGTGTCCGAAGAATGGGGCTGTGCCGATATCGCAGGGCCGAAGTATTTCAAGGTGCTCGTGAATGCGAAGGGCGAAAACATGTCCGGGTATTTCGATGCGCTTTCGAATGCGGCGCTTAAGGACGTTGGCGTTCCGCAGGGCAATGCGGCTGTCGATATGACGCTCCGTTACTTTGCTAAGGATGGCCTTGCAAAGGCTCGCTTGATTGTTTCTGAACAGGCTAAGAAGTATGCCGAAGAAGCGGCGAATGCCGTGGAAGCGCGTTCGGAACAGGAATACCAGCGCATGAACCATTTGCTCTCGATGCGTGGCAAGGCGGGTACGAGCGAAGCTTTGAAGCAGCTCCGCAAGAACGTGCAGGAACGCAAGAAGATTGTGGCGAACCCGCAACTCCGCCTCGATGCAATCCGCCTGGTGGTGTGTAAGTAAGGGTTGAAATTGCGTTATAAGATTTTGAGTTCCGAGTTCTGAGTTACTAGTTACTAGATTATCTCATTATGAAATTCTCTAGTAACTAGCCAAAAGGGCAAAGTAATTAGAAACAGTGCCGAAGGGCACCCTAGTAACTAGAAACTATTAACTAGTAACTAAAAATATGAGTGAATTAAGAAAGAACATTTTAGATGAAGCTCGCCGCGTGGTGGTGAAGATTGGATCTCGCATTCTCGTGGATTCCGAGCGAGGTGGCGTTCGTACGCGTTACATCCAGAAGCTCGCGGATTCCGTGGCTCGCTTGATGGATGCCGGCAAGGAAGTCGTCATTGTCACGAGTGGCGCTGTGGGTACTGGCATGGCTGAACTGGGTTACGCTCAAAAGCCGACCGTACTTGCCGAAAAGCAGGCTTGCGCTGCCGTGGGCCAGATTGACCTCATGTATGCTTATCGCGAAATGTTCCGCTGGGTGCAACTCTCCGTCGGTCAGATTCTCTTGTCTGCAGAAGACTTCCGCGACCGTGCACGTTACAAGAATTTACAGAACACCATCAAGGCAATGCTTGCTCGCAAGATTGTTCCGATTATTAACGAGAACGACTCCTTGGCTGTTGCCGAAATCAAGGTGGGCGATAACGACAAGCTTTCGAGCGATGTGGCGCTGTTCTTGGATGCTGACTTGCTCCTCATCTTTACGGATGAAGATGGCTTGTTCGATGACAATCCGAAGAAGAATCCGAACGCCCGCTTGTTGAACTTTGTTCCTGAAATTACGCCTGCCATTTTGGCGCTTGCCGGAAAGCCCGGCGAGGCCGGGTCCGCCGTCAGTACCGGCGGCATGAGGAGCAAGCTCGAAGCCATTCGCAATGTGACGAAGAGTGGCGCGAATGCATTCCTCGCTAGCGGTATGAAGGTCCTCCCGCATCAGGTGTTCTTTGAAAATGCAACAGGTACGTTGTTTGCTGGTTCCAAGAAAAAGCTCAATAGCCGTCAGCGCTGGCTCAGCTTTATCACAACGCCGCGTGGAAGCGTGATTGTCGATGAAGGTGGCGTGAAGGCTTTGCGTGAAAATCATTCGAGTTTGTTGCCGGTTGGCGTGATTGCGGTACAGAAGCATTTCGACAAGGGTGACTTGATTGAAGTCCAGGACGAAAAGAAGAATCCTGTGGCTCGCGGTGTCGCTGGTTTTGATAGCGAAACGCTCAAGCTTGTGCTCCGCAAGAAGACTGCCCAGGTGCATGAAATCTTGGGCAAGAATGTCCCTGATGAACTTATCCACAAGAACGACTTGGTTGTATTCTAACTAGGTGACTTTAGACCGCTTTAGACAAAAGGATCAAACGTATGGCTGAAGATCAGAATGTCGAAGAACTGGCCGAAGAATCGGCGGAACTCCCGAAAGTTGAAAGTAGGGAAGACCTGGCTCGCATTATACAGGCGCTTGTGTTTGCGTCTCCGGATGTCGTGACGCTCAAGAAGCTTCGCGAAATTCTTGGCGATTTTTTGGATGCTCGTTCTGTGGCGGATGCGCTCATCACTGCGAACGATTCTTTGAACAAGATTCAGTCTCCGTTTGAAATTGTGGAACAGGCGGGCGGTTACCGCTTTAGAACACGTGCAAAGTATTATCCGTGGGTGCGCAAGCTCTTCCCGGAAGCAAATGCAAGACGCCTCTCGCAGGCAGCGCTTGAAACGCTTGCCGTGATTGCTTACCAGCAGCCGATTACAAAGGCCGCGATTGAACAGGTTCGTGGCGTTTCTTCTGCGGATGGTCCGATCCGTAACTTGCTTGACAAGGGCTTTATTACTTTGGGCGCAAGAGCAGAAACGGTCGGTAACCCTTACACTTACGTGACCACGCAGGAATTTTTAAAATACTTTGGTATCAATCGCATTCCGGAAGACTTGCCGCGTTTGCGCGAATTCAGTGAACTTTTGGAAGCGGGCGCTTTGGTGCCGCAGTACTCCAAGCCTGATAACGCTCCGGAAGAACCGACTCCGCTCGAAGAATCGACTGACCAGATTGAATTGTCTATGGGAGATGCTTAATGGCCGTTACTCCGTTGATGCAGCAATATTACGAAATCAAGAAAGAAAATCCTGGCTGCATTTTGTTTTTCCGCATGGGCGACTTCTTTGAACTTTTTGAAGATGACGCTGTAATCGCCTCGAAAATTTTAGGTTTAACGCTCACGAGCCGCAATAACGGCGCTTCCGGTGCAACGCCTTTGTGCGGGTTCCCGCACCACGCTGCCGAACGCTATGTGCCCAAGATGGTGGCCGCCGGCTACCGCATCGCCATTTGCGAACAGGTCGAAGACCCGAAACTCGCGAAAGGCATTGTCAAGCGCGACATTGTTGAAATCATCAGCGCCGGCACGGCGATGAACGAAGAAAACCTCAATGCAAAAGAGGCAAATTACCTTTGCGCTTATGTGCCTGCGACAAGCGATGACGGCAAGGGCGGAAACGGCGATGTGGCTGCGTTTGCGATTGCCGATGTGACGACAGGTTACTTGGCCACGTGCCGTAGCAGTGTGCAGGCTTTCGAATGTGAATTCAGCCGCCGCATGCCCAAGGAAATCGTGATTCCCGAAGGAACGACAATCCCTTCGGCGATTATGGACTTGATCAAGGCCGAAAACGTCTTGGTCACTGAACTCCCGGCGATTTTGTTTGCTGAAGACCAGGCGAAGGACGTGCTGTTTACGCACTTCAAGGTTGAAGCGCTTGATGGCCTTGGCTTGGATGGTCGCGTTTTTGAAACGTCCGTGACGGGCGCCTTGCTCCAGTATTTGATCAACCAGAAAAAATCCGAATTGTCGCACTTTACGACGCTCGAGATTTTGAATCTGGACGATTACATGACGCTCGACCCGAGTACGCTCCGCAACTTGGAACTGGTGCGTCCGCTGAATGCTGACGATTATTCCAGTACGCTTTGCTCGGTGCTCGATTTTACGGTGACGGCGATGGGTGGGCGTACGCTCAAGGATTGGGTGAGCCATCCGTTGATTGCTGTGGACCGCATCCGCGAACGTGAAGAAGCGGTGGGCGAGCTTGTCCAGAATCCTGTGGCGCTTGACGAACTCAAGGAATCCTTGACGTCGATTCTCGATATGGAGCGCTTGATGGGCCGTGTCGGTAGCGGTCGTGCAAATGCGCGTGACCTTGCGGGAATGGGTCGTTCCCTTTCGCAGGCATCGAAGGTTGCTGACGTTTTGGAAGGCTTGCATGCGCCACTTTTTGAAGGGCTGCGCGAAACGCTGAATGCGGCAAAGGGCCGTGGCGAAGATTTGCTCAAGTACTTCAATGATGACTTGCCGATGACCGTGCGCGAAGGCGGTATGATCCGCCCGGGTGCAAGTGCTGAACTTGATGCGATGAACGAGGACATCAAGGAACGCCGCGAATGGATTGCTTCGCTGGAAGTTCGCGAACGCGAACGCCTTGGAATCCCGTCATTGAAGGTCGGTTACAACCGCGTGTTCGGTTACTACATCGAAATCACGAAGGCGCAGATGGCAAAGGCCACGCAGCCGATTCCGGACGAGTATATCCGCAAGCAGACAACGGTAAACGGCGAACGCTATATCACGCCGGAAATGAAGGAATGCGAATCCGTCATCAGCAATGCCGAAGTCAACATCCATGCGCTGGAATACAAGATTTTCTGCGAACTTCGCGAACGCGTGAACAGCTGGCGTGCCGAACTCCAAGGCATTGCCGATGCGATTGCTCGCGTGGATAGCTTGTATAGCTTTGCCCGTGCGGCCCGCAAGTACAATTACGTTTGCCCGGAAGTTTTTGAAGGGACGGGTATTGAAATTCGCGGCGGTTTCCATCCGGTGATTGTCGCGGTGAACCCTGATTTGAACTTTGTTCCGAACGATGTGACGCTCTCGCCGGACGGAACGCGACTGATGCTCATTACAGGCCCGAACATGGCCGGTAAATCGACGTACTTGCGCCAGACGGGGCTTATTGTGCTCATGGCGCAGATAG is a window from the Fibrobacter sp. UWB4 genome containing:
- the mutS gene encoding DNA mismatch repair protein MutS; the protein is MAVTPLMQQYYEIKKENPGCILFFRMGDFFELFEDDAVIASKILGLTLTSRNNGASGATPLCGFPHHAAERYVPKMVAAGYRIAICEQVEDPKLAKGIVKRDIVEIISAGTAMNEENLNAKEANYLCAYVPATSDDGKGGNGDVAAFAIADVTTGYLATCRSSVQAFECEFSRRMPKEIVIPEGTTIPSAIMDLIKAENVLVTELPAILFAEDQAKDVLFTHFKVEALDGLGLDGRVFETSVTGALLQYLINQKKSELSHFTTLEILNLDDYMTLDPSTLRNLELVRPLNADDYSSTLCSVLDFTVTAMGGRTLKDWVSHPLIAVDRIREREEAVGELVQNPVALDELKESLTSILDMERLMGRVGSGRANARDLAGMGRSLSQASKVADVLEGLHAPLFEGLRETLNAAKGRGEDLLKYFNDDLPMTVREGGMIRPGASAELDAMNEDIKERREWIASLEVRERERLGIPSLKVGYNRVFGYYIEITKAQMAKATQPIPDEYIRKQTTVNGERYITPEMKECESVISNAEVNIHALEYKIFCELRERVNSWRAELQGIADAIARVDSLYSFARAARKYNYVCPEVFEGTGIEIRGGFHPVIVAVNPDLNFVPNDVTLSPDGTRLMLITGPNMAGKSTYLRQTGLIVLMAQIGCFVPAESARIGVVDRIFTRVGASDRLSRGLSTFMVEMIETANILRNATPHSLVLLDEIGRGTSTFDGLSIAWAIVETLHSEPARMALTLFATHYHELTGLVESLEHAGNFQVAVQEKGDKLTFLHKILEGACDSSYGIHVAEMAGLPPNVVRRARKILLRLEKQKIDPSDEAQNKKIKAQPQMDLFAPPDENTLLLKDEIRRLKPEEMTPMQALQRLMDLKENYGK